The segment ATCCTCATTGCTTGCCTTGCCGTCAACATTGCATTGGTCGCCAGTGCTCCAAGTTCACCTCCTTCTTACTCTCCTTATCCTCCTCCCCCACCTCCTCCACCAGCACCAATAAGCTACGGTTACAACTACGGTGTTGTTGATGATGAATCCGGCGTAAACATGTCTGCTGACGAACTTGCTGAAAGTGGTGTTGTTTCTGGATCTTACAAGGTTGTTCTTCCCGATGGTCGCATGAAGATTGTCACTTACACCGTTGAAGGAGACAGTGGATTTGTTGCTGATGTTCAATTTGAGGCTGCTCCAGTCCCAGCTGCTGCTCCCCCTCCTCCATACCCCAAATATACCCCATATCCTGCTTAAGAAATTggactaattatattttatttataatttctaataaatgatACTctcataagtattttaattttgtgttgtattatataaattatttatttatagttctaTAATAACTTGTTCAAAGGAATTCACAACTT is part of the Lepeophtheirus salmonis chromosome 14, UVic_Lsal_1.4, whole genome shotgun sequence genome and harbors:
- the LOC121129466 gene encoding cuticle protein 7, coding for MFTKILIACLAVNIALVASAPSSPPSYSPYPPPPPPPPAPISYGYNYGVVDDESGVNMSADELAESGVVSGSYKVVLPDGRMKIVTYTVEGDSGFVADVQFEAAPVPAAAPPPPYPKYTPYPA